In Sparus aurata chromosome 3, fSpaAur1.1, whole genome shotgun sequence, the following are encoded in one genomic region:
- the hey1 gene encoding hairy/enhancer-of-split related with YRPW motif protein 1 translates to MKRNHDFSSSDSELDETIEVEKESADENGNMSSPLGSMSPTTSTQVQARKRRRGIIEKRRRDRINNSLSELRRLVPSAFEKQGSAKLEKAEILQMTVDHLKMLHAAGGKGYFDAHALAMDYRGLGFRECLAETARYLSIIEGLDSTDPLRLRLVSHLNNYASQREAHSGLSHLAWGSAFGSPPAHLTHPLLLQHQQHQHQHQHQHQPLAPLPRSATSSPQTPLSSTSTSTTPSSSSSSSSSSESHVPGRRSGSATPHSDQGPIRVPPSTAAPTTVHPALVSSSASKLSPPLLSSLSAFPFPFTAFPLISPATAISPSAPTSSVGKPYRPWGMEIGAF, encoded by the exons ATGAAGAGGAATCACGACTTTAGCTCCTCGGACAGCGAGCTGGACGAGACTATagaggtggagaaggagagcGCGGACGAGAATGG gaacatgAGCTCTCCTCTCGGGTCCATGTCGCCCACCACGTCCACTCAGGTGCAGGCGAGGAAGAGGCGTCGAGGA ATCATCGAGAAAAGGCGCCGTGACAGGATCAACAACAGCCTGAGCGAGCTGCGCAGGCTGGTCCCTAGCGCCTTTGAGAAACAG GGCTCAGCCAAACTGGAGAAGGCAGAGATTTTGCAGATGACCGTTGACCACCTGAAGATGCTTCATGCTGCTGGAGGCAAAG GCTATTTTGACGCCCATGCCCTGGCGATGGACTACCGCGGTTTGGGTTTCAGGGAGTGTCTGGCTGAGACGGCCCGCTACCTGAGCATCATCGAGGGCCTGGACAGCACGGACCCCCTGCGTCTCCGCCTGGTCTCCCACCTCAACAACTACGCCAGTCAGAGAGAGGCTCACTCTGGCCTGAGCCACCTGGCCTGGGGCTCTGCGTTCGGGTCCCCTCCTGCCCACCTCACCcaccctctcctcctgcagcaccagcagcaccagcaccagcaccagcaccagcatcaGCCTTTGGCACCATTACCCCGCAGCGCCACCAGCAGCCCACAAACTCCTCTGTCGTCCACATCCACTTCGAccaccccttcctcctcctcttcttcatcatcctcatccgAGTCTCACGTCCCGGGCAGGCGGAGCGGCAGCGCCACCCCTCACTCGGATCAAGGCCCAATCCGGGTTCCTCCTTCCACCGCCGCTCCTACCACCGTCCACCCCGCCTTGGTCTCCTCATCGGCGTCCAAGCTctcacctcccctcctctcctccctctcggCGTTCCCCTTCCCCTTCACCGCCTTCCCCCTCATCTCCCCCGCCACCGCCATCAGCCCGTCAGCTCCGACGTCCAGCGTGGGCAAACCCTACAGACCCTGGGGGATGGAGATAGGAGCGTTCTGA